The following is a genomic window from Mycolicibacterium sp. TY81.
CGTCCAGGCCCGCCGCGATCAGGCGATTCCGACGGTCCTGCACGCGCTGATCGGCGTTCACACCACGGAAAGGCCGCGTCACGGTCGTCATATCTCAATCTTGACACAGCCCTGTTCCAGGAACACTATTGTTCCTACTTCGGCCCGATCGGCCACCATCCACAGCACGCCAAGAAAGGCCGCCGATGAACCTCACCGATCGATTCCAGGACCTGATCGACCGCGGCGTCGCCCCGACGCTCGACCAGCTCGACGCGTTGTACGACGACGCGTCCGCCGTCGACGTCGACGATGTGCTCGGCGAATGGGCGGGCGGCGTGTTCGGCCTGGGCCACCCCGCCGAAGCGCAGCTGGAGGCGATCAAGTGGGCCGGCAAGTCCTTCGGCGCCGCCGATGACGTCGCACCGATCGTCTGCTTCGACGACGCGGGACGCCGTTTCGTGAACCCCATCTTCGGCGGCGCGAGCCTGCGGCTGGCGGACTACCGCGGCAGCGCAACCGCCACGATGACCTACCACGACCTGCCGATGGCGGATCATTTCCGGAAGATCTCCGACACCATCCTCATCGGGGCGATGGAAGCGCCGGGGCAGAGCCGGGCCGGCTACTTCTACCTGACTCGGATGGCCACCACCGAGCGGCCACGCGATCCCGAGTTCGTCTCGTGCGAACCGGCCCGCACCGCCGACGCCGCTGTCCTGCGCGCACCGGGCCAACCGTTCGAGGTCACCCAGGTCGAGCTCGAAAGTCCGCGCCCCGACGAGGTTCTCGTGCGTATCGAGGCGGTCGGCATCTGTCACAGCGACCTCGTGATCGCCGGAATGGCGCAGCCCCAACAACTTCCGATGGTTCTCGGCCATGAAGGCGCGGGCGTCATCGAGGCCGTCGGGGCCGACGTGGCGGACCTCCTGCCCGGCGATCACGTCGTGCTCAGCTACGCGTGGTGCGGCGAGTGCACCAACTGCAGACGCGACCGGATGGCGTACTGCTCGCGGTCCAACATGCTCAACCTCACCGGCGCCCGGCTCGACGGCAGCGGTGGCATGCGGATCGGCACCACGCCGGTGCATGCCCGCTTCTGCGGCCAATCCTCTTTCGCCACATACGCTCTCGCCGTTGCTCACACCGTGGTACGCGTCCCGAAGGACGTGCCGTTCGACGTACTCGCTCCCCTCGGTTGCGGCGTCCAGACCGGCGCGGGCACGGTACTGAACGCGCTGCGCCCCGAGCCGGGTTCATCGATCGCGGTGTTCGCCGCGGGCTCGGTGGGGCTGTCGGCCATCATGGCCGCGAAGGTGGCCGGCTGCGAACGGATCATCGCCGTGGACCCCAAACCGCAACGGCGGGAGCTCGCGGTGTCGTTGGGCGCCACCGACGCCGTCGATCCCGCCTACGCCCGAAGCGCCGTCCGGTCCGGCGTCGACTACGCCGTCGACTGCATCGGCAAACCGGAATCCGCGCGCGCCGCGATCGCCAGCCTGGCGTCGCCCGGCGTCTGCGCCGTCGTCGGCCTCCAGGGCCTGAGCACCCCGATCCAGGTCGACCTCGCGAAGCTCGTCGGCAAGGGTCAGACCCTCTGCGGCGTCGTCGAAGGCCAGGCGGTGCCACGCCGATTCATCCCGACGCTCATCGACCTGTACCGCAGCGGTGCGCTACCCGTCGACCGCTTGATCACCACGTTCGGGCTCGACGAGATCAACGAGGCCA
Proteins encoded in this region:
- a CDS encoding alcohol dehydrogenase catalytic domain-containing protein; translated protein: MNLTDRFQDLIDRGVAPTLDQLDALYDDASAVDVDDVLGEWAGGVFGLGHPAEAQLEAIKWAGKSFGAADDVAPIVCFDDAGRRFVNPIFGGASLRLADYRGSATATMTYHDLPMADHFRKISDTILIGAMEAPGQSRAGYFYLTRMATTERPRDPEFVSCEPARTADAAVLRAPGQPFEVTQVELESPRPDEVLVRIEAVGICHSDLVIAGMAQPQQLPMVLGHEGAGVIEAVGADVADLLPGDHVVLSYAWCGECTNCRRDRMAYCSRSNMLNLTGARLDGSGGMRIGTTPVHARFCGQSSFATYALAVAHTVVRVPKDVPFDVLAPLGCGVQTGAGTVLNALRPEPGSSIAVFAAGSVGLSAIMAAKVAGCERIIAVDPKPQRRELAVSLGATDAVDPAYARSAVRSGVDYAVDCIGKPESARAAIASLASPGVCAVVGLQGLSTPIQVDLAKLVGKGQTLCGVVEGQAVPRRFIPTLIDLYRSGALPVDRLITTFGLDEINEAIAATQRGDVVKAVLLPAGR